The following coding sequences are from one Verrucosispora sp. WMMD573 window:
- a CDS encoding helix-turn-helix transcriptional regulator, giving the protein MNVDRFSQMTHPDQSWWDEPAMRSALARRDVGQIFMLLNRRHGMTQRRIAELAGFAASEVYEITRGRQVMAYDVLVRIAEGLGIPRALMGLGYGTESAQEHHPEPLPLAEPEHRKQFVAALAGFAVGGSPDIEAWLPRRGERPLSAPEVVNPEAIATVREITQRHRELDAVYGGGSCRDSARGYLAWASCLTRSRCQTPQLSVELHAELADLHNLVGWMSHDLGEHMEARRHLAQGLVYAQKAGDSTLMADAYYRLGRVSIHQGNPAEALHLFQLGQIVATNSNCLTSVAILHANIAWAHARMGNAPAMRDSLARARDEVGRADTAQAPQWTRFFCEPADLEGMSGVVHSALARYSQYRKQHAALALTHAGRALERRTETSRSGAFDHVTMALGYALLGEQDKVAPHAQAVLDAARHVRSRRLLDRLSDVADVIEPRQDKQLAEVVTAIRARVAA; this is encoded by the coding sequence GTGAACGTGGACCGCTTTTCGCAGATGACGCATCCCGATCAGTCGTGGTGGGATGAGCCGGCGATGCGAAGTGCCCTGGCACGTCGGGACGTAGGTCAAATCTTTATGCTGTTGAACCGGCGTCACGGCATGACGCAACGCCGTATCGCCGAGCTTGCTGGGTTCGCTGCGTCCGAGGTCTACGAAATCACCCGTGGTCGGCAGGTCATGGCATACGACGTCCTCGTGCGAATCGCAGAGGGACTGGGCATACCGCGCGCCTTGATGGGCCTCGGATACGGGACAGAATCGGCTCAAGAACATCATCCCGAGCCGCTGCCCCTAGCTGAACCGGAGCACCGGAAGCAATTCGTTGCCGCCCTGGCCGGCTTCGCCGTTGGCGGCTCACCAGACATCGAGGCGTGGCTCCCCCGGCGCGGTGAGCGGCCCCTCTCAGCGCCGGAGGTCGTGAACCCGGAGGCCATCGCCACCGTACGGGAAATTACTCAACGGCATCGAGAGTTGGATGCCGTGTATGGCGGTGGCTCGTGTCGCGACTCGGCGCGGGGCTACCTGGCATGGGCGAGCTGTCTCACCCGTAGCCGCTGCCAAACCCCGCAACTGTCTGTCGAGCTACATGCCGAGCTGGCGGACTTGCACAATCTTGTCGGGTGGATGTCCCATGACCTGGGTGAACACATGGAGGCGCGCCGCCATCTTGCCCAGGGGCTCGTCTACGCCCAAAAGGCGGGTGATTCAACGCTGATGGCGGACGCCTATTACCGTCTCGGCCGAGTAAGCATCCACCAGGGCAACCCCGCAGAGGCGCTGCACCTATTCCAGCTCGGCCAGATCGTTGCCACGAACTCAAACTGCCTGACTTCAGTAGCGATCCTGCACGCGAACATCGCCTGGGCCCACGCCAGAATGGGAAACGCGCCTGCGATGCGCGACTCACTGGCGCGCGCTCGTGACGAAGTCGGCAGAGCCGACACCGCGCAAGCACCCCAATGGACACGGTTTTTCTGCGAGCCAGCCGACCTGGAAGGAATGTCAGGAGTCGTCCACTCGGCGCTGGCTCGCTATTCGCAGTACCGCAAGCAACACGCCGCCCTCGCGCTGACCCACGCCGGCCGGGCGTTGGAACGGCGAACCGAGACGTCACGCAGTGGCGCGTTCGACCACGTGACCATGGCGCTGGGATACGCGCTCCTCGGAGAACAAGACAAGGTCGCACCCCACGCACAAGCAGTCCTGGATGCCGCGCGGCATGTGCGATCCCGGCGACTGCTCGACCGGCTCAGCGACGTCGCGGACGTCATCGAACCGCGCCAAGACAAGCAGTTGGCGGAGGTGGTGACGGCCATCCGGGCACGCGTAGCCGCGTGA